The following proteins come from a genomic window of Blastocatellia bacterium:
- a CDS encoding metallophosphatase — translation MSNDFSRRNFLKTLTASALLFETSNFYSAQASDETKITILHTNDTHSQIEPFPEGTRNAGMGGVARRASFVRQIRAENPNTLLLDGGDSFQGTPYYNFYHGELEIKSMSAIGYDIVTLGNHDFDEGVDSLVKALQHAKFDIVSVNYDVSNSALKDFVKPYVIRNLSGIKVGVLGLGIDFDGLVVADKHIGVSYQDPIKPARAVVDELRNKHNVDLIVAASHLGYKYDNEPDRVCDVKVAEAIPEIDFIVGGHTHTFMKEPAVIKHQNGRQTLIFQVGFAGINVGRVDFTFKKRQLVSWQAGIFNMDKEQISQLYSISNKII, via the coding sequence ATGAGTAATGATTTTTCAAGAAGAAATTTTCTTAAAACCTTAACTGCAAGTGCTTTATTATTTGAAACTAGCAATTTTTATTCTGCTCAAGCTAGTGATGAAACTAAAATCACAATTTTGCATACTAACGACACTCATTCACAGATAGAGCCGTTTCCAGAAGGCACTCGTAATGCTGGAATGGGAGGCGTAGCACGTCGAGCTAGTTTTGTTCGCCAAATTAGAGCAGAAAACCCAAACACATTGTTACTTGATGGTGGAGATAGTTTTCAAGGTACACCTTACTATAATTTCTACCATGGAGAATTAGAAATAAAATCAATGTCTGCAATAGGTTATGATATTGTAACATTAGGAAACCATGACTTTGATGAGGGTGTAGATAGCCTTGTTAAAGCCTTACAACATGCTAAGTTTGATATTGTTTCTGTAAATTATGATGTGTCAAATTCTGCTCTAAAAGATTTTGTTAAACCTTATGTTATCCGTAATTTATCAGGTATTAAAGTAGGTGTTTTAGGTTTGGGTATTGATTTTGATGGTTTAGTTGTAGCAGATAAGCATATTGGTGTTAGTTACCAAGACCCAATAAAACCTGCTCGTGCCGTAGTAGATGAATTACGCAATAAACACAATGTAGATTTAATAGTTGCAGCATCTCACTTAGGTTATAAATATGATAATGAACCTGATAGAGTATGTGATGTAAAAGTAGCAGAAGCAATTCCAGAAATTGACTTTATTGTTGGTGGGCATACTCATACTTTTATGAAAGAGCCTGCTGTAATTAAACATCAAAACGGACGACAAACCTTAATTTTTCAAGTTGGTTTTGCAGGAATTAATGTAGGTCGTGTAGATTTTACTTTTAAGAAACGTCAATTAGTTAGTTGGCAAGCAGGTATTTTTAATATGGATAAAGAGCAAATAAGCCAACTATATTCAATAAGTAACAAAATTATTTAA
- the hpnC gene encoding squalene synthase HpnC: MSKTSLKTVDLESHTWTLAESYGHCQKIATGHYENLPVGSILVPRTQRPHFYSNYAFARGADDFADEGNLSASERLANLENWRDLLIQCQKQDVNHPVFTALAETIKVCQLPLQLFHDLIDAFVWDVKHSRHTTFNDLLEYSRCSANPVGRLILLLFGYKEKKLHQMSDNICTALQLTNFWQDVVVDLAKDRIYIPQEEQKKFGYSETDLHNKLYNENYVRMMQSLAERTESLFLQGKPLCRSVGGRLGIELRLVWLGGSSLLKALQEQKFNVFVHRPTIKTSTKVKFC; this comes from the coding sequence ATGTCAAAAACTTCTCTTAAAACTGTAGATTTAGAGTCTCACACTTGGACACTTGCCGAGTCTTATGGGCATTGTCAAAAGATTGCTACAGGCCATTATGAAAATCTTCCTGTAGGCTCTATTTTAGTTCCTCGCACGCAACGGCCTCATTTTTATAGTAATTATGCTTTTGCTCGTGGTGCAGATGATTTTGCTGATGAAGGAAATTTATCAGCTTCAGAAAGATTAGCAAATTTAGAAAATTGGCGGGATCTTCTTATACAATGTCAAAAACAGGATGTTAACCATCCTGTTTTTACTGCTTTAGCAGAAACTATTAAAGTCTGCCAACTTCCCTTACAACTTTTTCATGATTTAATTGATGCTTTTGTTTGGGACGTTAAACACTCTCGCCACACTACATTTAATGATCTATTAGAATATAGCCGCTGTTCAGCTAACCCTGTTGGAAGATTGATTTTATTGCTTTTTGGATATAAAGAAAAAAAGCTTCATCAAATGTCTGATAATATTTGCACTGCTTTACAACTAACTAATTTTTGGCAAGATGTTGTAGTTGATTTAGCTAAAGATCGCATTTATATACCTCAAGAAGAGCAAAAGAAATTTGGCTATAGTGAAACTGACCTTCACAATAAGCTTTATAATGAAAATTATGTTAGGATGATGCAGTCTCTAGCTGAACGTACAGAAAGCTTATTTTTACAAGGTAAACCGCTTTGTCGTTCTGTTGGCGGACGCTTAGGAATAGAATTAAGGCTAGTTTGGTTAGGTGGTAGCAGTTTACTAAAAGCATTACAAGAACAAAAATTTAATGTTTTTGTTCATCGTCCAACAATAAAAACAAGCACAAAAGTAAAATTCTGCTAA
- a CDS encoding XdhC family protein — protein MNLLNPAALYQELLEAKENSQPLALASVVATKGSTPQRAGARMLIYQNGKLSGTVGGGCVEADVVGAAQRLMRQGKAELCRFELIADPDEPDGDVCGGIMEIFIEPFLPENK, from the coding sequence ATGAATTTACTTAATCCAGCAGCACTTTACCAAGAATTATTGGAAGCAAAAGAAAATAGCCAACCGCTAGCACTTGCAAGTGTTGTGGCAACTAAAGGATCTACACCACAAAGGGCTGGTGCAAGAATGTTAATTTATCAAAATGGAAAATTATCAGGCACGGTTGGCGGGGGTTGTGTTGAAGCTGATGTAGTTGGAGCGGCTCAAAGGCTGATGAGACAAGGGAAAGCTGAACTTTGTCGCTTTGAACTTATAGCAGACCCTGATGAGCCGGACGGCGATGTTTGCGGGGGGATTATGGAAATTTTTATTGAACCATTTTTGCCAGAAAATAAATAA
- a CDS encoding SUMF1/EgtB/PvdO family nonheme iron enzyme, with amino-acid sequence MAKKVVFEKVPSDKTIPNLLEILDPISTVQWIFMETDPQTQKFTGKAYVELWSDTEAEIVIDKWNNETWDSETPLEVRLLNDKDKSPEMAEDKEVVLNAAANYIYSVIRFQVNAPPGSIVYVDDFPKVQVDEMGNGVVRSLLPGKYNIKVGFQEYLLAEENISVNADEEPPRLKVSMDASVTQAMGAVSASMEGTYSTIEMISASGGPVTVTTKATPLLPLNTNTTTTKATTKVAPAVGAAQLNTLFVEKVNVNTGKVEVIGTKAKKNNNKALVAIASVVVLFIVAGVIALPRILKSNTNAATDKPIVKEVPPPPTPDGMVYIPGGTVIIGRNNTDDDYQKPVHEKVIQNGYFLDKTEVTNEDYWGFVQDTKKSRLKLGQGQSHLMNYYNFLLL; translated from the coding sequence ATGGCAAAAAAAGTAGTTTTTGAAAAAGTTCCCTCAGATAAGACAATTCCTAATTTGTTAGAAATCTTAGATCCCATCTCTACTGTACAGTGGATTTTTATGGAAACAGATCCACAAACCCAAAAATTTACTGGTAAAGCTTACGTAGAATTATGGAGTGATACTGAAGCTGAAATAGTAATTGATAAATGGAATAATGAAACTTGGGACAGCGAAACTCCTTTAGAAGTAAGATTACTAAATGATAAGGATAAGTCCCCAGAAATGGCAGAGGATAAAGAAGTTGTTCTTAATGCTGCCGCCAATTACATTTATTCAGTAATTCGTTTTCAGGTTAATGCTCCTCCTGGATCAATTGTTTATGTAGATGATTTTCCAAAAGTACAAGTAGATGAGATGGGTAATGGTGTTGTACGTTCTCTTTTACCTGGCAAGTACAATATCAAAGTTGGTTTTCAAGAATACTTACTTGCTGAAGAAAATATTTCAGTAAATGCTGATGAAGAGCCTCCACGCTTAAAAGTAAGTATGGATGCTTCTGTTACTCAAGCTATGGGTGCTGTATCTGCTTCTATGGAAGGCACTTATTCAACTATTGAAATGATTTCTGCTAGTGGCGGGCCTGTAACTGTAACTACTAAAGCAACTCCACTTCTACCACTTAACACTAATACAACTACTACTAAAGCTACCACCAAAGTTGCTCCTGCTGTTGGAGCCGCGCAACTTAACACCTTGTTTGTTGAAAAAGTTAATGTTAATACTGGAAAAGTAGAGGTAATTGGTACTAAAGCAAAGAAAAATAATAACAAAGCCTTAGTTGCTATTGCCTCAGTTGTAGTGCTGTTTATTGTTGCTGGAGTTATTGCTTTACCTAGAATCTTAAAAAGTAACACTAATGCTGCAACAGATAAGCCTATAGTAAAAGAAGTTCCGCCACCTCCAACACCAGATGGAATGGTTTATATACCTGGTGGAACAGTAATTATTGGGCGTAATAATACAGATGATGATTATCAAAAACCAGTTCATGAAAAAGTAATTCAGAATGGTTATTTTTTGGATAAAACAGAAGTTACTAATGAAGATTATTGGGGATTTGTTCAAGATACTAAAAAGAGCCGCCTAAAACTTGGGCAGGGCCAAAGCCACCTAATGAACTATTACAACTTCCTGTTATTGTAA
- the ispH gene encoding 4-hydroxy-3-methylbut-2-enyl diphosphate reductase yields MKIIVAKTAGFCWGVSRAIDLVMKAANDGNSPIYTDGALIHNPQVLKVLEQSDIHVSGNIDNITDGTIAIRAHGITPQRRIHLKEKGLKIVDATCPHVGGIQGIVKKHTHDGYSIIIVGERGHPEVIGLLGFTQGRGYLIDADEDLENLPALPPDKVCIVAQSTQSRARLHEVTEKIRQIYPEALMFDTLCDVTADRQDEILDMAKEVDLMIVVGGKNSGNTQRMAELSREAGVDTFHIETEDELSLSDINGHKIVGLTAGASTPDWMIKRVYQRLEEMAQELASPVAV; encoded by the coding sequence GTGAAAATTATTGTAGCAAAAACGGCTGGATTTTGTTGGGGCGTAAGCCGTGCAATTGATTTAGTGATGAAAGCAGCTAATGATGGTAATTCTCCTATTTATACCGATGGTGCTTTAATTCATAACCCCCAAGTATTAAAAGTCTTAGAACAAAGTGATATTCATGTTTCTGGTAATATAGATAATATTACTGATGGAACAATTGCTATTCGCGCTCATGGAATTACTCCACAAAGACGAATACACTTAAAGGAAAAGGGCTTAAAAATAGTTGATGCTACTTGTCCTCATGTTGGTGGAATACAAGGAATTGTTAAAAAACACACTCATGACGGTTATAGCATTATTATTGTAGGTGAAAGAGGGCATCCAGAAGTAATTGGGCTACTTGGATTTACTCAAGGACGAGGTTATTTAATTGATGCTGATGAAGATTTAGAAAATTTGCCTGCCTTGCCGCCAGATAAAGTTTGTATTGTTGCCCAAAGTACCCAAAGCCGCGCTCGCTTACATGAAGTAACAGAAAAAATTCGTCAGATTTATCCAGAAGCTTTAATGTTTGATACTCTTTGTGATGTCACCGCAGATCGTCAAGATGAAATTCTAGATATGGCAAAAGAAGTTGATCTAATGATTGTTGTTGGTGGAAAAAATAGTGGTAATACTCAAAGAATGGCTGAACTTTCCCGCGAAGCAGGAGTAGATACTTTCCATATTGAAACAGAAGATGAACTTTCTCTATCAGATATAAATGGACATAAAATCGTAGGTTTAACAGCCGGAGCCTCAACGCCTGATTGGATGATTAAACGTGTTTATCAAAGATTAGAAGAAATGGCCCAAGAACTAGCTAGTCCAGTTGCAGTTTAA
- the hpnD gene encoding presqualene diphosphate synthase HpnD produces the protein MSNTTIERAAQSAELITRQSNTNFYYSFLFLPKPKRQAIETVYAFCRLVDDIVDGDLKVDNAQTELAFWRVEIQKCFTGTPNTTLGKSLQQVLKYCSIKEEYFQDLITGMEMDLNKCRYRNFAELERYCYHVASVIGLMCIEIFGYQDPSTKEYAINLGKALQLVNIIRDLKEDAQRDRVYLPQDELKDFGYSETNLLSNIYSNEFIALMEYQSKRAESFFEKARTTLSLIDKKNMFAAEIMGQIYHRILEKIISARYNVFDQRIRLNTWEKATVSISTWTKCRWS, from the coding sequence ATGTCTAATACAACTATTGAACGTGCTGCCCAATCAGCAGAACTAATTACACGTCAATCAAATACTAATTTTTATTACTCATTTTTGTTTTTGCCAAAACCTAAACGTCAGGCAATAGAAACTGTCTATGCTTTTTGTCGTCTAGTTGATGATATTGTAGATGGAGACTTAAAAGTTGATAATGCACAAACAGAGCTTGCTTTTTGGAGAGTAGAAATTCAAAAATGTTTTACAGGCACTCCTAATACTACTTTAGGGAAATCACTTCAACAAGTTCTTAAGTATTGCTCAATAAAAGAAGAATATTTTCAAGACTTAATTACTGGCATGGAAATGGACTTAAATAAATGCCGTTATCGTAATTTTGCAGAGCTAGAACGCTATTGCTATCACGTTGCTAGTGTTATTGGGCTAATGTGTATTGAAATTTTTGGCTATCAAGACCCTTCTACTAAAGAATATGCTATAAATTTAGGCAAAGCCTTACAATTAGTTAATATTATTAGAGACTTAAAAGAAGATGCTCAACGTGATCGGGTCTATTTACCTCAAGATGAACTTAAAGATTTTGGTTATAGTGAAACTAATTTATTAAGTAATATTTATAGTAATGAATTTATTGCTTTAATGGAGTATCAAAGCAAGCGTGCAGAAAGTTTTTTTGAAAAAGCTAGAACAACACTTAGTTTAATAGATAAAAAAAATATGTTTGCAGCAGAAATTATGGGACAGATTTATCATAGGATTTTAGAAAAAATAATTTCTGCTCGTTATAATGTGTTTGATCAGCGTATAAGACTAAATACTTGGGAAAAAGCTACAGTGTCCATTAGCACATGGACAAAATGCCGTTGGAGTTAA
- a CDS encoding alpha-amylase yields the protein MQFFHWYTAFDGKLWKELATKAPELAQQGFTAIWLPPACKGQGGKIDVGYGVYDLFDLGEFFQKASRRTKYGTKEELLIAIKAVKSHNMQVYADVVFKHKNGADEIESVRVQEVDWFDRNITRSNWYQMLAHTGFSFPGRGNMYSSMKWHWQHFDTLSYNAETKDRSKLYRLKDKYFPPGVPNEYGKFEYRTACELDTDVSQVRGELMYWGRWFIDTTDVDGFRIDSAKFLSEHFFRDWINHLRAHFAGRELFCVGEYWSDSLEELKSYIEKTNGVMSLFDFPLHYKLHRASILATKFDLRTIFDNTLVKTFPALAVTFVDNHDTQPCQSLESTVEAWFKPLAYALILLRLEGYPCVFYADYYGAKYEHGEENNPPVELYSHRWLIDKFLWARKYFNYGVQLDYFDHPTTIGWVRLGDSVHPKAMAVVMNTGFVTKKWMDIRRANTTFVDITEHIKEKVISDSRGWAEFPSLPGSVSVWVQE from the coding sequence ATGCAGTTTTTCCATTGGTATACTGCTTTTGACGGTAAACTTTGGAAAGAACTAGCCACCAAAGCCCCAGAACTTGCACAGCAAGGTTTTACAGCTATTTGGCTGCCACCTGCTTGCAAAGGACAAGGAGGAAAAATAGATGTTGGTTATGGAGTTTATGACTTATTTGATTTAGGAGAATTTTTCCAAAAAGCCAGCAGAAGAACTAAATATGGAACTAAAGAAGAACTTTTAATAGCAATAAAAGCGGTAAAATCCCACAATATGCAAGTTTATGCTGATGTAGTTTTTAAGCATAAAAATGGTGCTGATGAAATAGAATCTGTAAGGGTTCAAGAAGTTGACTGGTTTGATCGTAATATTACTAGAAGTAATTGGTATCAAATGCTTGCACACACAGGGTTTAGCTTTCCTGGTCGTGGCAATATGTATTCTAGTATGAAATGGCATTGGCAGCATTTTGATACTCTTAGTTATAATGCGGAAACTAAAGATAGGTCTAAACTTTATCGTCTAAAAGATAAATATTTCCCTCCTGGTGTGCCAAATGAATATGGAAAGTTTGAATATCGTACAGCTTGCGAACTTGACACAGATGTTTCACAAGTACGCGGGGAACTAATGTATTGGGGACGATGGTTTATTGACACTACTGATGTAGATGGATTTCGTATAGATTCAGCTAAATTTTTAAGTGAGCATTTTTTTCGTGATTGGATTAATCATTTACGCGCTCATTTTGCTGGACGTGAGCTTTTTTGCGTTGGTGAATATTGGTCAGATAGCCTTGAGGAATTAAAAAGCTATATAGAAAAAACTAATGGCGTAATGTCACTATTTGACTTCCCACTACACTACAAATTACATCGTGCAAGCATTTTAGCTACTAAATTTGATTTACGTACAATTTTTGATAACACTCTAGTTAAGACTTTCCCTGCCCTTGCTGTCACCTTTGTTGATAATCATGACACTCAACCTTGTCAATCATTAGAATCTACTGTAGAAGCTTGGTTTAAGCCTTTAGCCTATGCCTTAATATTACTTAGGCTTGAAGGTTATCCTTGTGTTTTTTATGCTGATTATTATGGTGCAAAATATGAGCATGGCGAAGAAAATAACCCTCCTGTAGAACTTTATTCGCATCGTTGGCTAATAGATAAATTTTTATGGGCAAGAAAATATTTTAATTATGGAGTGCAACTAGATTATTTTGATCATCCTACAACAATAGGTTGGGTAAGATTAGGCGATAGTGTTCACCCCAAAGCTATGGCAGTAGTAATGAATACTGGTTTTGTAACAAAAAAATGGATGGACATAAGGCGAGCAAATACAACATTTGTAGATATCACTGAACATATCAAAGAAAAAGTTATCTCTGACTCGCGTGGCTGGGCAGAATTTCCTTCTTTGCCAGGCTCGGTTTCTGTCTGGGTGCAAGAATAA
- a CDS encoding 5'-nucleotidase C-terminal domain-containing protein, with protein MSKIKTLFYSLILLASLSFNSSAFGQEAVKATSPTYQVTSSQHKIDSNITEDKTISDMLAPYAENVKKQMASTIGQAKETINKEGPGAGRLGMLITDIIRQQSAKASGHKVDLAFQNNGGLRAEIPAGEITIGTIYRLMPFDNELAIVELSGTDVIELFESMGSSIKDFGAAISGAELTFQDKKLVKAKIDGKDIDPKATYTLALTDYLYKGGGEYPTLRKGKNYKIVGLLLRDAIINYIKSEQAENRVITTPASPRITLVNAQTQ; from the coding sequence ATGTCAAAGATTAAAACTTTGTTCTACTCTTTAATACTTCTTGCTAGTTTAAGCTTTAACTCTAGTGCTTTTGGTCAAGAAGCCGTTAAAGCAACAAGTCCAACTTATCAAGTAACTTCAAGTCAACATAAAATAGATAGTAATATTACAGAAGATAAAACTATTAGTGATATGCTTGCCCCTTATGCAGAAAATGTAAAAAAACAAATGGCTTCAACTATTGGACAAGCAAAAGAAACTATTAATAAAGAAGGCCCTGGAGCAGGTCGCTTAGGTATGTTAATTACTGATATAATTCGCCAGCAATCAGCTAAGGCATCTGGTCATAAGGTTGATTTAGCTTTTCAAAATAATGGTGGTCTTCGTGCAGAAATTCCAGCAGGAGAAATAACTATTGGAACAATTTACAGATTAATGCCATTTGACAATGAGCTTGCTATAGTTGAACTTTCTGGAACAGATGTCATAGAACTTTTTGAAAGTATGGGGTCAAGCATTAAAGATTTTGGAGCAGCTATTTCCGGCGCAGAACTAACTTTTCAGGATAAAAAGTTAGTTAAAGCCAAAATTGATGGTAAAGATATAGATCCTAAAGCTACTTATACCTTAGCACTAACTGATTATCTTTATAAAGGTGGTGGAGAATATCCAACCTTACGTAAAGGAAAAAATTATAAGATAGTAGGCTTATTGCTACGTGATGCAATTATTAATTATATTAAGTCTGAGCAAGCAGAAAATCGTGTGATAACAACACCTGCTAGCCCAAGAATTACCTTAGTCAATGCCCAAACCCAATAA
- a CDS encoding SUMF1/EgtB/PvdO family nonheme iron enzyme, with the protein MVNWDDATSFCHWRGTRKGMVYRLPTEVEWEHAARGEKNYVYPWGNDWLEGYANVNKVHNKIMPVGSNSKDVSPYGVLDMAGNVREWTKDDFLLYPGGKGKVEPNTKAIRGASYGDPPDRATTTYRFVLPPAYKDIDRVGFRCLCEVPEKDSDTQEAKK; encoded by the coding sequence ATTGTAAATTGGGATGATGCAACATCTTTTTGTCATTGGCGTGGTACTCGTAAAGGTATGGTTTATCGGCTTCCTACAGAAGTAGAGTGGGAACATGCAGCACGGGGAGAAAAAAATTATGTTTATCCCTGGGGCAATGATTGGTTAGAAGGCTATGCAAATGTAAATAAAGTACATAACAAAATTATGCCTGTAGGATCTAATAGCAAAGATGTTAGCCCTTATGGTGTTTTAGATATGGCGGGAAATGTTCGTGAATGGACTAAAGATGATTTTCTTCTTTATCCTGGCGGTAAAGGTAAAGTTGAACCAAACACCAAAGCTATTAGAGGTGCTTCTTATGGTGACCCTCCAGATAGAGCAACAACAACTTATCGTTTTGTATTGCCACCTGCCTATAAAGATATAGATCGTGTAGGTTTTAGATGTTTATGTGAAGTACCAGAAAAAGACTCAGATACACAAGAAGCAAAGAAATAA
- a CDS encoding FAD-dependent oxidoreductase: MKKVLIIGGGLAGLSAGVALAEAGYKVHLLERRAFLGGRAYSFIDQISGEVIDNGQHLMMGCYRETFKFFAKLNTLEQLRFQKQSRVDFLDEQNGQTTLLCPSWPAPLHLLAGLFRLKGISFADKIRALLIGSALQTKNGKLASKFGKLTVDEWLDSCNQSSLMKERFWYPFAIATLNEDPKVAPATLLIKVLQQAFAGTKEDSTMVTAKVGLSELYTEQAKNFIESHSGQVTLRANVTKFDITNNSCQGVVLKDNNVLNADFYISAVPYFALQELLPTDLLKESTYFKQWQSLSSAPIVSVYLWFDRKITDLGFAGMLGTHLQWMFNKDILFARSKTEEQLLTFVISAAHEYSKLTKEKLVEIAIADVKRLLPKASNAKVVRSLVVKEHHATFSASVLTEANRPSTITPINNFFLAGDWTNTGLPATIEGAVLSGHRCAEHIIGSNNS; the protein is encoded by the coding sequence ATGAAAAAAGTTTTAATCATTGGTGGCGGATTAGCAGGACTTTCTGCTGGAGTAGCACTAGCCGAAGCAGGCTATAAAGTCCATTTATTAGAAAGACGTGCTTTTTTAGGTGGACGTGCTTATTCTTTTATTGACCAAATATCAGGAGAGGTTATTGATAATGGGCAACATCTAATGATGGGCTGTTATCGGGAGACTTTTAAGTTTTTTGCTAAGTTAAATACTTTAGAGCAATTACGATTTCAAAAACAATCTCGAGTTGATTTTCTTGATGAGCAAAATGGTCAAACTACTTTGCTTTGTCCTTCTTGGCCTGCCCCACTACATTTACTTGCTGGACTATTTCGTCTAAAAGGTATTAGTTTTGCTGATAAAATAAGGGCCTTACTTATAGGTAGTGCTTTACAAACAAAAAACGGTAAACTAGCAAGTAAATTTGGCAAGCTAACGGTTGATGAGTGGCTAGATAGTTGTAATCAATCCTCTTTAATGAAAGAACGGTTTTGGTATCCCTTTGCAATTGCTACACTTAATGAAGATCCAAAAGTTGCACCTGCTACCCTATTAATAAAAGTCTTACAGCAAGCTTTTGCTGGTACAAAAGAAGATTCTACAATGGTGACGGCTAAAGTAGGACTAAGTGAACTTTATACAGAACAAGCAAAAAATTTTATTGAATCTCATAGCGGACAAGTAACACTTAGAGCTAATGTTACTAAGTTTGATATTACTAATAATAGTTGCCAAGGCGTAGTGCTTAAAGATAATAATGTACTTAATGCAGATTTTTATATAAGTGCAGTACCTTATTTTGCACTACAAGAATTACTTCCTACAGATTTACTTAAAGAAAGTACTTATTTTAAGCAATGGCAATCTTTAAGCTCTGCGCCAATAGTATCGGTTTATCTTTGGTTTGATCGTAAAATAACAGATCTAGGGTTTGCTGGAATGTTAGGAACGCATTTGCAATGGATGTTTAACAAAGATATATTATTTGCTCGCTCAAAAACTGAAGAACAACTATTAACTTTTGTAATTAGTGCTGCACATGAGTATTCTAAGTTAACAAAAGAAAAGTTAGTAGAAATTGCAATTGCTGATGTTAAAAGGCTTCTACCAAAAGCTAGCAATGCAAAAGTTGTTCGTTCACTAGTAGTTAAAGAGCATCATGCTACATTTTCTGCTTCAGTGCTAACAGAAGCTAATCGACCAAGTACAATAACACCTATAAATAACTTTTTTTTAGCTGGGGATTGGACTAATACAGGACTTCCCGCTACTATTGAAGGTGCTGTATTAAGCGGTCATCGGTGTGCTGAACATATAATAGGAAGTAATAACAGTTAG
- a CDS encoding HemK family protein methyltransferase has protein sequence MLVEFLLKLAKENKISNPNILDVGTGSGCITVTLAIELPNAKITAIDISPKALAIAKQNAAKHQVDKKITWVISDLVSNLRNSEQFYFCCANLPYVNPEELETLAKEVKDFEPHLALFAENQGQALIKRLIQEIVPFICKSGYLICEIGFGQEKDLLNVVNTHIWQIEETIKDLQSIPRIIVLRKK, from the coding sequence CTGCTTGTTGAATTTCTATTAAAACTAGCCAAGGAAAATAAAATAAGTAATCCTAATATTTTGGATGTCGGCACTGGTTCAGGCTGTATTACTGTTACTTTAGCTATAGAATTGCCTAACGCTAAAATTACAGCTATTGACATTTCCCCTAAAGCTTTAGCGATTGCCAAGCAAAACGCGGCTAAACACCAGGTAGATAAGAAAATAACTTGGGTTATTAGTGATTTAGTAAGTAATTTAAGAAACAGCGAACAGTTTTATTTTTGTTGTGCTAATTTGCCTTATGTAAATCCAGAAGAGCTTGAAACTTTAGCAAAAGAAGTAAAAGATTTTGAACCACATTTAGCACTTTTTGCAGAAAATCAGGGTCAAGCATTAATTAAAAGATTGATTCAAGAAATTGTGCCTTTTATTTGCAAATCAGGTTATTTAATTTGTGAAATAGGCTTTGGTCAAGAAAAAGATTTGCTAAATGTAGTAAATACACATATTTGGCAAATAGAAGAAACTATAAAAGATTTGCAATCTATACCAAGAATTATTGTATTAAGAAAAAAATAA
- a CDS encoding menaquinone biosynthesis protein, whose protein sequence is MLHLLILILHPLIYSFLQGSLKDNCYFLGNTASSLCADLLAENIVDIALIPVIEYQRINNICLIPDISVPAKQAVRSVILVSKCPIDKINTVALDISSRTSATLIKIILERFYSIKPHYITSPPNLKDMLNTSDSALLIGDPAITVELNNYHVYDLAQEWRKFTGLPFVFALWAVNNCWSDNAIDKDYLDLAKLFVEAKQKV, encoded by the coding sequence TTGCTGCATCTACTTATCTTAATTCTGCACCCCCTAATTTATAGCTTTTTACAAGGAAGCTTAAAAGATAATTGCTACTTTTTAGGAAATACTGCTTCATCACTCTGCGCAGATTTACTAGCAGAAAATATAGTAGATATTGCTTTAATTCCTGTTATTGAATATCAAAGAATAAATAATATTTGCTTAATTCCTGATATTTCTGTCCCTGCTAAACAAGCTGTGCGTAGCGTAATTTTAGTAAGCAAATGCCCAATAGATAAAATAAATACTGTTGCACTAGATATTTCATCACGTACTTCTGCAACTCTTATAAAAATTATCTTAGAAAGATTTTACTCAATTAAACCTCATTACATTACATCACCACCTAACTTAAAGGATATGTTAAATACTAGTGATAGTGCGTTACTAATTGGAGATCCTGCTATTACTGTTGAGCTAAATAATTATCATGTCTATGATTTAGCTCAAGAATGGCGAAAATTTACTGGCCTTCCTTTTGTGTTTGCTCTTTGGGCTGTTAATAATTGTTGGTCTGATAATGCAATAGATAAAGATTATTTAGATTTAGCTAAATTGTTTGTTGAAGCTAAACAGAAGGTATAA